The genomic DNA ACCTTTTTCGTTACTGAACCACTTTACTGTTCCTTTCATACTGGTAATACCTCCTTTTTTAAATTTGTAGTCGATTGAAAGACATAAAAAAAACGCAAGGGAGAAATAATACTCACCTTGCGGACTAATATCTTACTCTCCTTCATCGCTACAATTAAAAATACTACAGTATTAGCTATAGTTAGTCAAGAGAAATATCATAAAAGCTTGAAATTGTAAAGAGAACAACATATAATACAATGACTATAATTAAAGGAGATTATTATGAGTAGTAAAGAGATTAAAGATATTAAAAATTTAATATTGGATGCTAAGAAGGAAGCTCGTAAGAGCAACGAGAAAGATATCAAGCCAGCTTTTACAGGCCCTATCAGTTGGCCTGTGGATTGTACTGTTGGACCGGGCCTAGAAGGTGCTATTGCTTGTGAGAGTGCGATTGGGTATGTTAATGGCGCTCAAGGCGAACTTATATATAGAGGTTATGATGTGTTTGATCTCTGTGCCTATTCGACTTTTGAAGAGGTATCATACCTTCTTTTATATGGTAATTTGCCTACTAAGTCTGAGTTAAATAAGTTTAAGAAAGATTTATTAGCATCAAGATCTATTCCTCAGACGATACGTCTTATGATGGGTTTTCCCGTGAAAGATATAAACACTATGGCAGCTTTGCGTATAGGTACTAATTTTATGCGTCATGAAAGGACTTTTATTGACAGAGCTGAATATTGTCCTGATATTGAAACAACTATCAGTTCCGATGAGGATTCTATTCCTATGGAAACCTATCCTACAGGAGAAAAGCATGCGATATATGAGTTTAAAAATAAAATTATCAAGAAGCCTAAAGAGGTAGATGAAAATCTTCATGGCCCCATGGCTGAGAAAGCCTATATTGATTTAATAGCCGGTGTCTCTAGTGTTGTCGGAGCTGTATCTCGTTTTAGAGCCGATTCTTTTCCGGTTAATCCTGACCCTGAGCTAAGTCATGCTGGGAACTTGATATATATGATTACAGGTAGAAAGCCTGATCCAGTTGAAGAACGTATTATGGATATAGTACTTATTCTTCATGCAGATCATGGTATGAATGCCAGTACTTTCGCTACCATGGTTGTGGCTTCAACTTTATCAGATATCTATTTTGCAGTTGGCTCAGGTATAGCTGCTCTAAACGGCCCTCTTCATGGAGGCGCTAATGAACAGGTTTTAAATACACTTAACGAAATTGGATCCAGCAGTAATGTTGATTCTTGGTATCAGAATGCCAGGGAGAAAAAGATGAAAATTGTTGGTTTTGGACATCGAGTCTATAAAGCCTATGATCCAAGAGCTAGAGTTCTAGGACCCCTAGCAGAGTATCTTATTAAGAGTAGAGGCGATAGAGATGCCAAAAATCTGTTTGCAATTGCAAGAAAATTAGAGAAGAAGGTTATCTCTACTTTAGGTAAAGATAAAGGGGTGTTCCCCAATGTAGATTTTTACTCCGGACTTGTCTACAGTGCTTTAGGTATATCAAAAGCACTATTTACTCCTATATTTGCTGCAAGCAGGGTATCTGGCTGGACTGCACGGGTAAGAGAGTACCATGCGCGTAATCGTATTTTCCGTCCTCGAGCTGTCTATTCTGGAGAGTTTGATAGAAAATATATTCCAATAGAAAGACGCTAAATTTTATATTTAAAATTTAGACAATCTTGGCTGTTTAAATCCAGCTTATGCCGCTAAAGAAAGAAAAACAGGATGAGTTAAAGAGCAGAATGGATAGGCTGGGGATTAAAGAGGATGATCTCCAGGAAACATTCACTCGCTCTAGCGGTCATGGTGGCCAGAAAGTCAATAAAACATCAAGCTGTGTCTGTTTAAAGCATATTCCTACCGGTCTTCAAGTTAAATGTCAAAGAGAACGGTCTCAAAATTTAAATAGGTTTTTTGCAAGAAGAAGGCTTCTAAGTAAGATTGAAGAGATGATTTTAGGTAAAGAGTCAGCAGAGAAGAAGATAGTAGAGAAAATAAAGAGGCAGAAACGCAAAAGATCAAAAAGAGCTAAAGAGAAGATATCACATGATAAAAAGCTAAGGTCTAAAAAGAAAGAGCA from Candidatus Kaelpia aquatica includes the following:
- a CDS encoding peptide chain release factor-like protein — encoded protein: MPLKKEKQDELKSRMDRLGIKEDDLQETFTRSSGHGGQKVNKTSSCVCLKHIPTGLQVKCQRERSQNLNRFFARRRLLSKIEEMILGKESAEKKIVEKIKRQKRKRSKRAKEKISHDKKLRSKKKEQRSHVPIRDEFK
- a CDS encoding citrate/2-methylcitrate synthase, whose protein sequence is MSSKEIKDIKNLILDAKKEARKSNEKDIKPAFTGPISWPVDCTVGPGLEGAIACESAIGYVNGAQGELIYRGYDVFDLCAYSTFEEVSYLLLYGNLPTKSELNKFKKDLLASRSIPQTIRLMMGFPVKDINTMAALRIGTNFMRHERTFIDRAEYCPDIETTISSDEDSIPMETYPTGEKHAIYEFKNKIIKKPKEVDENLHGPMAEKAYIDLIAGVSSVVGAVSRFRADSFPVNPDPELSHAGNLIYMITGRKPDPVEERIMDIVLILHADHGMNASTFATMVVASTLSDIYFAVGSGIAALNGPLHGGANEQVLNTLNEIGSSSNVDSWYQNAREKKMKIVGFGHRVYKAYDPRARVLGPLAEYLIKSRGDRDAKNLFAIARKLEKKVISTLGKDKGVFPNVDFYSGLVYSALGISKALFTPIFAASRVSGWTARVREYHARNRIFRPRAVYSGEFDRKYIPIERR